GACAAGAAGAGATGCTCATAACATGACTTCCAATAACCAGCATCAGAATTTATCGTTCTACCGAATATCCAACTCGTCATTCTTCAAGCACTTGTTTCGCGGGTTCAGCTTACTGTTGAGTGACACTTGTCCATCCCGGTCTTTTTATATCGTTTCATGACAAACAACATGTGTTGCTTCAAAACCGAACAACGAATAAACCGTTTCAATGAAATTCATTGGGTGTATGGGTATTACCCAATATCCCCAAACGTTAGCACGATTACAAGTGAACAAACATTCTGCAACCATTATTGTTCCCATTTTCGCAGAATTGGTACTTCATCTGGATGGAAGCTTCGTATTCTAAAGTGAAGTGAAATTTCTGGGAACAGCGAGAACAATCTGATCCGGTAAGGAAAGAATTGTCGTTCAGGATGGTTTTGTTAGTTATGAAAAACGAcagtacattttaaaatgaaattacctTTGTGATATTACGTATTAAAGCTAAACTAAAAGAGTCACCAGTTTAGCTTTTCactccttttcttttaaatttcacGTTTTTACTTGCGCAGCATTTTCCCTTTGTATGTtgctcgggcagcgtttccccttagtacgataaaataaatctgaCTTTAGCTTCATCCTAAACCGCTATTTATACCAATTCCTTAACCATCTAATCCTAGCTTACCTTATTTGCTTCCTATGTAGCTTCTAATGTTAATTTATCCTATCCTTatctttaactatttatttatcctattctaACCTATGCTGCTTTTCTGCTACCAATCACAACTGCTTCGTTCTTAGTACATATTACCATAGTActgctataataattctataattcgtaattctactataattctactataatatacctgtattttattttacttcaatattatgattgcctAATGTGCAGGCGCCACACCTTGAAGTATGGAAGGTGAagtatgtttgtttaaattttttttttgaatgagCACTACACGAATAGAACCAATCGATTGAAACATAGatcttgaaaaatgaaaccttcTGCTCAATGCCAGGGTAATAATTGTAGCATGTTTatgtttgacaaaaaaaaaccttccggaaccattttgtttatctttctgTGCGGTTTAATGTTCACTTACAGATGACTAGTCAAGTGCACTTGTATGAGTTGCACTTGAGTGTGTTATGCAGATGGGCACCAGAGAAATCCAACAACCAGCGTTAAACAACCTTTACAGGTTATTTGAGTTGTTATAAAGCTGATTATTAGTACTTTGTATTACGTCTAAAATAGTGATTATGAATGGAATCATATATTTCCTCTTAAACCTGGTAAATTAAACGGCCATTCAACTTGGGCGGATCTCAAATATTCAAACCATAACTTTTCTGACTTTCTTGATTCCTAAGGTTATAAGATTCCAATGGTTTATTAGGGCATAGGTAGATAGGTTAGTAGCAGTTTCAGAGCTGCTGTTTAAACAATtagagtttgtttttcgtatCAATGGCCTACTGGTTAGATATTGTATGACAGACATGGCCTACTAAGTCGTTGagccaaaaaaataaaagaaagattTCACTGCGAGTCTTACTATAAAAGCGCCCTCTGTTGGGAAAAAACTGATGAAGACGAAATGATCGTTGATATTGTCGATTAACAGtttgttcatttcatttaagAGACTACCTATTGTTGTTGCTCCTCCTATTGTTGTTCTAATAGAATAAGGCAGTCTTTGTAAGTGTATTCTCTTGTAGATAGtaatttgtgttgttttgaacTGTGCACAAACATCATCAGATTCTAGACAAACAGCTGCATAAATATCATGGTAGGAATAAGGTCATTTGAGGTTTCCTActattttctttatatttaGCAGTATATAATACCGATACAGGAAAATTATTGTCAATAGTGAAGTTACAACAACattttttacagttttatCGTGGGATTGGACATAATACATTGTTTTTCATTCTGCAGATCCCAGTACAATCAATACGTGCCTTGTAGTCAATAGGTTCTTTCTTTGTGTCAGTTCATTCACAGATGTTTAAAAGGAACCCATATCACCTTCATCACCTGGAACCTTAAGGTAGCAGCGTTTACGACGAAAACACACAATGTAAGTTTAAACTCTAGTTcatattaaaaagaaacaaactacTCTGCTTTAAAACAATTACCATTCACCATCACCTCTTTGACACACTCACAGCACACTGTGTGAGTTAGTCTAATAATTTGCGCTTCATCTCAGAACACGTAGCTTTTCTCTAGATTTGGGACTGACAGCTAAAATAGGACCAATAATGGATGCAGATTGTTTGCTCACTTACAAACGTGATAACGTGGGGTGTTGTTGGTTCGCGTTcaatacatacacacagtgCAAATTCAATAAAACGCTTCATTCGGAGTTCGCTTTTGGAACAACGCGGGTTGTTTGTTCCTAATTGATATAAAACGACCGAGCAACGCAAGTATCACTCAACAGTGAACCGAAGCTTCGACtggaaacaacagcaaaatggCGAGCTGGATATTCGGTAGGTAGAACAATTGTAATGCTGCGTATTAAATTTCCCCGGATGATcaattctttttctcttccgtTAGTGGCGATCGTATGCTGCCTGGTCAGTGGGCTACAGACGCAAACGAACTACTGCACCACAACTTATTGTAAGACAGGAGTACCGAACGTCGGTTGTAATCCACCTCCAGCAACCGGTGGTATTAGTTGCGCCGGCAAGAGTCCGGCCGTAGTGGTAATGGACTCCAATCTGCAGAGTTTGATTCTTTCCGAGCACAACACACGTCGATCGAAGTTTGCCCTAGGTCAGTTGGCGCCGTGTGCATCCTGTCCATCGTTCCTGCCAGCGAAAGCAATGCCTACGATTACCTGGGATACGGAACTGGCAAACCAAGCAGGCAACAATGCTCGTAGCTGCGTCTATGGACACGATCGTTGTCGTAATACGCCTGTGTACGCATGGGCCGGACAGAACATTGCCATGTCACAGTTTTACGGCATGACCAAAACCACTTCCCAACTTGTTCTGGAGGGTATCAATGGCTGGTGGAGCGAATACAACGTCACCACACAAACTCAGCTGGACGGCTATCCATCGGGTTATACGGGGTAAGTTTGGTAGCCACGAACTTTATACAGGTTAATGATTTTCATTGTAATCTGCTTCATCCTTCCATTTAAGACCTGCAATTGGACATTTCACCCAGATGGTGAGCGATCAAACTGACAAAATGGGATGCGCTATGCAGTACTGGTTGGATGGACAGTGGAAAACGTACTATTTTGTCTGTAACTATGCCGTCACGAACGTCGTC
This Anopheles marshallii chromosome 3, idAnoMarsDA_429_01, whole genome shotgun sequence DNA region includes the following protein-coding sequences:
- the LOC128710969 gene encoding antigen 5 like allergen Cul n 1-like, with translation MASWIFVAIVCCLVSGLQTQTNYCTTTYCKTGVPNVGCNPPPATGGISCAGKSPAVVVMDSNLQSLILSEHNTRRSKFALGQLAPCASCPSFLPAKAMPTITWDTELANQAGNNARSCVYGHDRCRNTPVYAWAGQNIAMSQFYGMTKTTSQLVLEGINGWWSEYNVTTQTQLDGYPSGYTGPAIGHFTQMVSDQTDKMGCAMQYWLDGQWKTYYFVCNYAVTNVVSRPVYKNGTFACTTGRNPISTMNGLCSTAEKIVPVYN